The Malus domestica chromosome 10, GDT2T_hap1 nucleotide sequence CCCTTGGCAATCTTTGTaccaaaagaaacagaaaaaaaattgggtttTCTTCGATTGACAAAGTAGGGTTTATTTGCAGCGGAAAGGAATAAACTTTGCAGAAAATCAGAGAATCAAAGCTTCTGATCGAATGGGTAAAACCTTGGTCGAAAACTCACCTGTTGAAATACGAGGAGCTTCAGAAACTATTGGAAGCGGTCGTCGAGTTCCTTggttttttgtctttttctcgTTGCGCTTTGCAGTCTGATATGTGACTTAGGGAGGAACAGTTAGTTCGTcatctttttattattataattgcTGTTTTCTGGATCCAATTGGGCCCAAACCCAAGATAAAAACAGACAGAACAGTTAAGCCCATTGGATCTTTGGATTCCCCATTAAATTGCTCataattttgaataattttcaAGCAAGGAGGGACTCCAAAGCGATGGAAATATCGAAAAAATCAGAGAAAGATATGAAAAGAGAAGTGAAATGAAGTGAAGTTTAAATTAATGGTTGACATTCtctaaagtttcattttaaattttcatcattttctcGAAAGCTAGTGCTATTGATATTTCCACCAAAACTGTTATTTTAAACACTGCTTGAGAAAGATATGGTAGGACAAGGAAGATAAGGTTGTTTGAAACAGGTTGTCGGGTCAAAAAAAGAGGGGGTAATTGACTAAATCTAATGACTATAATAAAATGAATCCTCACATGTCCTTAAAATGAGGACCTTAGGTGAGCATCACTCTTAAAAGGGGGAATTTTTTTGGATACTTTTTATTCATCAAATTTTGGGGTGCACTTTTGCTTACTACTCTTAAGTGGTAGTAACACTCACTACCTATTTATCAACGTTagatgattttaaattttaaatttgaaatttgtgtcTATCTACTATAtagatctcaaaatttaaaagtGGTGAGTAAAAATCTTCCCTCAAACTTTGTATCAACTAAAATTACTAAACTAACTAAATTAAATGGAACAAAAGTAACCAAAtaaaaaccaataaaaaatttcttcattGAACCACCATGGGGTGACATAGTGATTCAGGACAAAGTACAAGCCCGTATTGCACCCAACACATCATGAGTTTAATTCATGGCGTTGATGAATCACATGATGGTGCCCAAAGGAGGCGAAAATGGCTCTGTCAGTCTTTCCGACCCTTCTAAAGGTGGACTGTCGTGATAAAGCCATTAGCTGGTTCCTTTTGaacaaaattatattatatttcttCGTTGACAAAGTTAAATTACACTAGTAGTAGTTATGCTAATTTTTGTAACCGACTATGtatgaaacaatttttttaagttaaaactagagtaaattgtagcaatggtccctcaactttaatcaaattagaaCAATGGttccttaactaaaaattcattaccattagtcccttaacttatcaaaatgtgtagctatggtcattttcaacAACTTtattagaattttgtcaaaataagttatgttggaaagaccattgctacaattggggtacttcaactcatcaaaacgtgtagctatgatcatttttgtcaacttcgttagaattttgtcaaaatgagttatgttagaaggaccattgctacaattgggttaaagttgagggatcattactctaattaggttaaagttgatggatcatttctccagttggattaaagttgagggaccaatggtaatggactTTTAATTGAAGGACTATagatgcacgttttgatgagttgagggaccaatggtaattgatttttagttgagggaccattgctccaattgagttaaagttaagggattattgttacaatttactcttaaaaCTAACTTGCTTTGAAAACAAATTTGAGGACGAAAATGGACCAATCACTATAATTCAAGGGGCAAATTTAAAATTGCCTCAAACTTTTTTGaggttttattttatattacatTTGCCCcaaatttccttttttcaactatcatctttctccttcttttccCCAGCAGCAGTGGCCGATTCGAATCCGATATTTCTAAACCCGGAATCCCGAACATGGAACAAGAAGCGGCGGAAACGCTGATTCAGGTGGCGAGCTCAGATGGGTCGGAGCCAGCGGCCGTGAACCGCGCCAGGAAGCTTCTGTTCCGGCGAATGCTAGTTGGGATCAGGGACGGCCGGTTTTTCCTGGGGACCTTTCACTGCATCGACAAACAAGGCAACATCATTCTTCAGGATGCGGTGGAGTATCGGAGCACACGGCGGTCCTCGCCGTCTCCGATGGAGCAGCGCTGCCTCGGTCTCATTCTCATCCCTTCTTCTTGCCGTGCTTCTTGTCACGTTGGTTGCTCTGTTGAAGAACAGTTGTCTCTGCTTTCGTTCTAGAACCAAAACAATTTATAAAATAGTGTTTTGTATTGGGATGTTTTGCATTCGTTGTTTTGACAAGACGATATTCGAAACTACTCTAATTTGAATCTGCAGGTAAGCCTTTGGTTCTATGAATGATAGAAACTGTTTTGTATTCATGTCAATTTGCTTAGAACTTGCATTGTGTGTGTGGCCACccatgaatgaattcgattttcTTTCGAAGATCGATGTTTTCGTTCATCAGAAGGGTTTCTTGAACAGATTGGCATGAAGCTTTCTTTTCGCATTTGAGATATCTCATGTGCTAAAGTCTTGTGATTTATCTTTTCTTCTGTGAAATGTTATGCACATTGTTTTTCATAGAGACATTTGAATATGATGAATACGTACAACGGCAAGTTTTGATCAAAATCTTATCTTCGTATCGCAAATGTGATAGATTGCAAATGTACCATATCACATTTGCGATACGAAGAGAGAGTGTACAAGCATTCAAAAGTCTTAACTAAGAACGAGTTACCGCATTCGGGCG carries:
- the LOC103435008 gene encoding uncharacterized protein codes for the protein MEQEAAETLIQVASSDGSEPAAVNRARKLLFRRMLVGIRDGRFFLGTFHCIDKQGNIILQDAVEYRSTRRSSPSPMEQRCLGLILIPSSCRASCHVGCSVEEQLSLLSF